One Carassius carassius chromosome 28, fCarCar2.1, whole genome shotgun sequence genomic window carries:
- the LOC132108163 gene encoding mRNA decay activator protein ZFP36L1-like — protein sequence MPSYALNQFIDLDDVLCKQILNLDLREPMKPSHAAAVGYRKPDSPCTLSSTSSGLSIDSIESGTMSSSYWGPQTVSSPPKWTKMSFWSERSVSMMEGSTGSLGWSSAEPGHLQQSSVRSDAVSLSGSTSSISVTSSRYKTELCRTFAERGMCKYGGKCQFAHGPQELRDLNRHPKYKTEPCRTFHSIGFCPYGIRCHFVHNAEDDQEQSRPQTSHPAVQRPPLLKQSFSFAGFPTTRQPLETPLAPSTFLRAPTVSTPTSTAMSDLLSLAFPDIDPNTLLDQARESQPQFLPSPDSGYSHLGLTPTLSPTQRAPFQPEACLRHSPTGGASLGLRSLSHTSLSDHEGGSCSSSSSMSGSESSFGPEASGRRLPIFSQLSVPDDSIYNEGSNSSTSFFL from the exons ATGCCATCCTACGCACTCAATCAGTTTATTGACCTGGATGATGTCCTGTGCAAG CAAATTTTAAATCTTGATCTTCGAGAGCCAATGAAACCCTCACACGCGGCTGCTGTTGGATATAGGAAGCCTGACAGTCCCTGCACACTTTCTTCCACCAGTTCAGGACTTTCTATTGACAGCATTGAGAGCGGGACCATGAGCTCAAGCTACTGGGGCCCCCAGACAGTATCATCTCCGCCAAAGTGGACCAAGATGTCCTTTTGGTCCGAACGCTCCGTTAGCATGATGGAGGGCAGCACTGGAAGTCTGGGTTGGTCTTCTGCTGAACCCGGCCATTTACAGCAATCTTCAGTCAGGTCAGATGCCGTTTCCCTGTCTGGCTCCACGTCTTcgatttctgtgacctcttcgcGTTACAAGACCGAGCTGTGCCGCACGTTTGCCGAAAGAGGCATGTGCAAATACGGTGGCAAGTGTCAGTTCGCACACGGTCCCCAAGAGCTGCGAGACCTCAACCGTCACCCGAAATACAAGACCGAGCCCTGCCGCACTTTCCACTCCATCGGCTTCTGCCCCTACGGCATCCGCTGCCATTTCGTTCACAACGCCGAAGACGATCAAGAGCAATCCCGACCCCAGACCTCCCACCCCGCTGTCCAACGGCCTCCCCTCCTCAAGCAGAGCTTCAGCTTCGCCGGGTTTCCCACAACTCGCCAACCTCTAGAAACCCCACTAGCGCCTTCCACGTTCCTGCGCGCACCTACCGTTTCAACTCCGACATCGACTGCCATGTCCGACCTTCTCTCCCTGGCCTTCCCTGATATAGACCCAAACACCCTTCTGGACCAGGCCCGAGAGTCGCAGCCTCAATTTTTGCCCTCTCCTGACTCGGGCTACTCGCACTTGGGACTGACACCCACTTTGTCACCCACACAGCGCGCCCCTTTCCAGCCTGAGGCCTGCTTGCGACACAGTCCCACCGGCGGGGCTTCTCTAGGCCTCCGAAGCCTGTCCCACACCTCTCTCTCAGACCACGAGGGTGGCAGCTGCAGTTCGTCCAGCAGCATGAGTGGCTCAGAATCGTCTTTCGGGCCCGAAGCCAGCGGGCGCAGGCTTCCCATCTTCAGCCAGCTTTCGGTACCCGATGACAGCATCTACAACGAAGGCAGCAACTCCAGCACAAGCTTCTTCCTGTAG